One segment of Trichlorobacter ammonificans DNA contains the following:
- a CDS encoding efflux RND transporter periplasmic adaptor subunit gives MKKIVLTALLVLAGAGAVLWYVSQRSPAVSFKTAKVEKGTVVAAISATGTVNAVTTVQVGSQVSGTIQKLLVDYNSRVRKGEVIAEIDPALFLAQVEQARGNALNAQANLQKARVTLADATRTLERNRPLVAQGIIAQSDFDASQTAYDAALAGVKIAEAGITQTRGALLQAETNLKNSVIRSPVDGVVISRSVDVGQTVAASFQTPTLFTIAQDLTKMQIETSVDEADISRARLDQTATFTVDAYPDRRFSGTVSQIRSAPVTVQNVVTYIVVITVDNRDLLLKPGMTANVSIETGRSDGVLKVPAAALRFKPRSDKEGKTNGGTRPTNREKGAPLKSGAPKQQVYVLKEGTPQPVAVQTGLSDARFVEITEGTLQEGDELIIEQIDGSKKKPAGGMPMGPRM, from the coding sequence ATGAAAAAAATCGTCCTTACCGCATTGCTCGTGCTTGCCGGTGCCGGTGCCGTACTCTGGTACGTCAGTCAACGCAGCCCCGCCGTCAGTTTCAAGACCGCGAAGGTTGAAAAGGGCACCGTTGTTGCCGCCATATCGGCCACCGGCACCGTGAATGCCGTGACCACGGTCCAAGTGGGCTCCCAGGTTTCCGGCACCATCCAGAAGTTGCTGGTGGACTACAACTCGCGGGTCAGAAAGGGAGAGGTGATCGCGGAGATCGACCCGGCCCTGTTTCTGGCCCAGGTTGAGCAGGCTCGCGGCAATGCTCTGAACGCCCAGGCAAACCTGCAGAAGGCACGGGTAACCCTGGCCGATGCCACGCGGACCCTGGAGCGAAACCGCCCGCTGGTGGCCCAGGGGATCATCGCCCAGAGCGACTTCGACGCCTCCCAGACCGCCTATGACGCAGCCCTTGCCGGTGTCAAGATTGCCGAAGCCGGCATCACCCAGACCCGCGGCGCGCTGCTGCAGGCGGAAACCAACCTGAAGAACAGCGTCATCCGCTCGCCGGTGGACGGTGTCGTCATCTCGCGCAGCGTTGACGTGGGCCAGACCGTGGCGGCGTCGTTCCAGACTCCCACCCTGTTCACCATCGCCCAGGACCTGACCAAAATGCAGATCGAAACCAGCGTGGACGAGGCTGATATCAGCAGGGCCCGCCTGGACCAGACTGCCACCTTCACCGTGGACGCCTATCCCGACCGCCGCTTCAGCGGCACGGTCTCCCAGATTCGCAGTGCCCCGGTCACGGTCCAGAACGTGGTCACCTACATCGTGGTCATCACCGTCGACAACCGGGACCTGCTCCTCAAGCCGGGCATGACCGCCAATGTTTCCATCGAAACCGGCCGGAGCGACGGTGTGCTCAAGGTACCGGCCGCTGCTCTGCGCTTCAAGCCCCGCAGCGACAAGGAAGGCAAGACAAACGGCGGAACACGGCCGACGAACCGGGAAAAGGGAGCCCCCCTAAAAAGCGGCGCCCCCAAGCAGCAGGTGTACGTGCTGAAGGAGGGCACCCCCCAGCCGGTTGCCGTGCAGACCGGACTTTCCGACGCACGCTTCGTCGAGATTACCGAGGGCACCCTGCAGGAAGGGGATGAACTGATTATCGAACAGATCGACGGCTCGAAGAAGAAACCGGCCGGCGGCATGCCGATGGGACCGCGGATGTAG